A single window of Caldimicrobium thiodismutans DNA harbors:
- a CDS encoding inositol-3-phosphate synthase: MSKKVKLAIVGVGNCASSLIQGIYYYQNKGVEELKGLMFPDVGGYRPSDIEVVCAWDIDARKVGKDVAEAIFSAPNCTTIFYKEVPSLGVKVRKGKVLDGCAGHMKDFPEEKSFVISEEKEDELEDVVAHLKETGAEVLISYVPVGSEEAARFYAEACLRAGVAYVNAMPTFIVSDPEWGARFEKEGIPAVGDDIKSQLGATILHRALVQLFVDRGIPIKRTYQLNFGGNTDFLNMLERGRLATKKISKTEAVSSLIPYDIGWENIHIGPSDWVPWLKDKKIAYIRIEGEHFGGVPMSVEVKLEVEDSPNSAGSAIDAIRCAKLARERGIGGPLLSISAYTMKHPPKQFPDHMARRMVIEFIEGKRER; this comes from the coding sequence ATGTCCAAAAAAGTGAAACTCGCTATAGTAGGGGTTGGCAATTGTGCAAGCTCCTTAATTCAGGGGATCTATTATTATCAAAACAAAGGGGTTGAGGAGTTAAAGGGGTTAATGTTCCCAGATGTGGGTGGTTACAGGCCTTCAGATATTGAAGTTGTCTGTGCCTGGGACATTGATGCCCGAAAAGTGGGAAAAGATGTGGCAGAAGCAATTTTTAGTGCTCCCAATTGCACAACAATTTTTTATAAAGAGGTTCCCTCCTTAGGAGTAAAGGTTAGAAAAGGAAAGGTTCTTGACGGATGCGCTGGACATATGAAAGATTTCCCTGAGGAAAAGAGCTTTGTTATTTCAGAGGAAAAAGAGGATGAGCTTGAGGATGTGGTGGCACACCTTAAGGAGACCGGAGCTGAAGTATTAATAAGTTATGTTCCCGTTGGATCTGAAGAGGCAGCCAGATTCTATGCCGAGGCCTGTTTAAGGGCAGGGGTTGCCTATGTCAACGCTATGCCTACTTTTATTGTCTCTGATCCTGAATGGGGAGCTCGTTTTGAAAAGGAGGGTATTCCTGCAGTGGGAGATGATATAAAAAGTCAGCTCGGGGCAACAATTCTTCATCGGGCTCTTGTTCAGCTCTTTGTAGATAGAGGTATCCCTATTAAAAGAACCTATCAGCTAAATTTTGGTGGAAATACAGATTTTTTAAACATGCTTGAAAGGGGAAGGCTTGCAACTAAAAAGATTTCAAAAACTGAGGCAGTATCAAGCCTTATCCCCTATGATATTGGCTGGGAAAACATTCACATAGGGCCTTCTGACTGGGTTCCCTGGTTAAAGGACAAAAAAATTGCCTATATTCGTATAGAGGGAGAGCACTTTGGGGGAGTTCCCATGTCTGTTGAGGTAAAACTTGAGGTCGAGGATTCTCCCAATTCTGCTGGATCAGCCATTGATGCCATAAGATGTGCTAAACTTGCTCGTGAGCGTGGTATTGGAGGGCCTCTTTTATCTATCTCAGCCTACACCATGAAACATCCTCCCAAGCAGTTTCCCGATCATATGGCTCGCCGGATGGTAATTGAATTTATTGAGGGAAAAAGGGAAAGATAA
- the gyrA gene encoding DNA gyrase subunit A, with amino-acid sequence MGEIIVVPLEEELKESYLDYAMSVIVGRALPDVRDGLKPVQRRILYAMYEAGNDWNKPFKKSARIVGEVIGKYHPHGDMPVYEAIVRMAQDFTMRYPMIDGQGNFGSIDGDAPAAMRYTEVRFTRLAHELLADIEKETVEFVPNYDNTLKEPVVLPSKIPNLLVNGSSGIAVGMATNIPPHNLSEVATALIALLRNPEITPEDLMEYVKGPDFPTGAFIVGTEGIKKAYTTGRGIIKLRAKYRVEKEKDRAKLVFTELPYQVNKAKVVERIAELVRDKKIEGIADIRDESDREGIRVVVELKREWSQAPHSLAMELFKHTPLETTFGIIFLALVQGRPEVLTLKDMLQHFLNWRRTIIIRRTQYDLRKAKERAHILEGFLKALQHLDEIIELIKKSDTPKTAKERLIKRFNFTDIQAQEILNLRLQRLTALEREKILLEYEELKRAMAYYEKILTHEPTLITVLEEELKEIREKYGDERKTRILEKDLEIVEEERPREEVLIVISDEGYIRKLSLEQFSTQKRGGKGVIAFSGEERLKSALQVVDDAELLVFTAEGKVYPLELKDVPLSTRQARGTHLKNFISALEGEIAFILPHTTEGFLFLITRKGIVKKFPFEELRALRKSGSTVINLKEGDSLVGGVKTKGKDTLIILTREGLSLHFSEREVRAMGRQAEGVTGIRLSEKDEVIALIRVEEGASLFTLTEKGFGKRTSFSEFRLQGRGGRGITAHGLSDKTGLLTCGDILKGEEELLIFSSSGKAIRIEAQEIPLQGRSTKGVRLISLLPGEVVTGLAKLELSKRQA; translated from the coding sequence ATGGGTGAGATTATTGTTGTGCCTTTAGAAGAGGAACTAAAGGAAAGTTATCTTGATTATGCCATGAGTGTCATTGTGGGAAGGGCCCTTCCTGATGTAAGGGATGGGCTAAAACCTGTGCAGAGACGCATTCTTTATGCCATGTATGAAGCAGGCAATGACTGGAATAAACCCTTTAAAAAGAGCGCAAGAATCGTGGGAGAGGTTATCGGTAAATATCATCCCCATGGAGACATGCCAGTTTATGAAGCTATTGTCCGAATGGCTCAGGATTTCACCATGCGGTATCCCATGATTGATGGACAGGGGAATTTTGGTTCCATTGATGGAGATGCCCCTGCAGCCATGCGCTATACTGAGGTTAGGTTTACCCGTCTTGCCCATGAACTCTTAGCAGATATTGAAAAGGAAACCGTTGAGTTTGTCCCGAACTATGATAATACCTTGAAAGAACCGGTGGTTTTACCCTCTAAGATCCCCAACCTTCTTGTAAATGGGTCTTCAGGGATTGCGGTGGGGATGGCCACAAACATTCCTCCGCACAATCTCTCAGAGGTAGCCACAGCCCTGATCGCCCTTTTGAGAAATCCTGAGATTACCCCTGAGGATTTAATGGAGTATGTGAAGGGCCCGGATTTTCCAACCGGAGCTTTTATAGTTGGAACAGAGGGTATTAAAAAGGCCTATACAACCGGAAGGGGAATTATCAAACTTAGGGCCAAATATAGAGTGGAAAAGGAAAAAGATAGAGCCAAACTTGTTTTTACAGAACTGCCTTATCAGGTCAATAAGGCCAAGGTTGTTGAACGGATTGCCGAGCTTGTAAGAGACAAAAAGATAGAGGGTATCGCTGATATAAGAGATGAATCGGATCGTGAGGGAATAAGGGTTGTTGTGGAGCTTAAAAGGGAGTGGTCTCAAGCCCCCCATAGCTTGGCTATGGAACTTTTTAAGCACACCCCTCTTGAAACCACCTTTGGAATAATATTTTTGGCCTTAGTGCAGGGAAGACCTGAGGTCTTAACCCTTAAAGATATGCTTCAGCACTTTCTCAACTGGCGAAGGACTATCATTATCCGCCGCACCCAGTATGACTTAAGAAAGGCTAAAGAACGGGCTCACATCCTGGAGGGCTTCCTAAAGGCTCTCCAGCATTTAGATGAAATTATTGAACTTATTAAGAAATCCGATACCCCTAAAACTGCCAAAGAACGGTTAATAAAACGCTTTAATTTTACAGATATTCAGGCTCAGGAAATCTTAAACCTAAGACTTCAGAGACTCACTGCTTTGGAGCGAGAAAAAATTTTACTGGAATATGAAGAGCTAAAAAGGGCTATGGCCTATTATGAAAAAATTTTAACCCATGAGCCTACCTTAATTACAGTCCTTGAAGAGGAACTCAAGGAAATTAGAGAAAAATATGGAGATGAGAGAAAAACCCGGATCCTGGAAAAAGATCTTGAGATTGTAGAGGAGGAAAGACCAAGAGAGGAAGTGCTTATAGTTATAAGTGATGAAGGATACATTCGCAAACTTTCTTTAGAACAATTTTCTACTCAAAAGAGAGGTGGAAAGGGAGTTATAGCCTTTTCTGGAGAAGAAAGACTGAAAAGTGCCTTACAGGTAGTGGACGATGCAGAGCTTTTAGTTTTTACGGCTGAAGGCAAGGTTTATCCTTTAGAGTTAAAGGATGTGCCTCTTTCTACAAGACAGGCCAGGGGAACGCACCTTAAAAACTTTATCTCAGCCCTGGAGGGGGAGATTGCCTTTATCCTTCCCCATACAACCGAGGGTTTCCTCTTTTTGATAACTCGAAAAGGGATTGTAAAAAAATTTCCCTTTGAGGAATTGAGGGCCTTAAGAAAAAGTGGAAGCACAGTTATCAATCTCAAAGAGGGAGATTCCCTTGTGGGAGGGGTTAAAACTAAAGGGAAGGATACTCTGATTATTTTGACCCGGGAGGGATTGTCCCTTCATTTCAGTGAGAGGGAAGTAAGAGCTATGGGAAGGCAGGCAGAAGGAGTTACAGGTATAAGGCTAAGTGAAAAAGATGAAGTTATAGCCCTTATTAGGGTTGAAGAAGGGGCTTCCCTTTTCACCCTTACGGAAAAGGGTTTTGGTAAGAGAACTTCCTTTTCTGAATTTAGGCTTCAGGGAAGAGGAGGGAGAGGAATTACAGCCCATGGCCTAAGCGATAAAACAGGCCTTTTAACCTGTGGGGATATATTAAAAGGCGAGGAAGAACTGCTTATTTTTTCCTCCTCTGGAAAGGCTATAAGAATTGAAGCTCAAGAGATACCCCTTCAAGGTAGGAGCACTAAAGGAGTTAGATTAATAAGCCTTTTACCTGGAGAGGTAGTTACAGGCCTTGCAAAATTGGAACTCTCAAAAAGGCAGGCCTAA
- a CDS encoding lysophospholipid acyltransferase family protein produces the protein MTEFVRNILAWLYVLTSVPIIGLLAVLTKRHFFAWLWCHLLLKVLGIRIKVIAEKFPEKGKKYVFMANHQSQLDIPVLESLLKDYNIRFLAKKSLFDIPFFGWGIKALGYVPVEREDPKEGLKSLLACVDRLKEGVSLVVFPEGTRSKTGELLPFKAAGFLIPIKAGVPVCPVSIWGTFRILPKGSLWFNLKKREVWVSIGPVIEVKNLTLKDKNTLLSQVRENIEKSLERMKNL, from the coding sequence TTGACAGAGTTTGTAAGAAATATCCTTGCCTGGCTGTATGTATTAACAAGTGTTCCAATTATTGGATTACTGGCAGTCCTGACAAAGAGGCATTTTTTTGCCTGGCTCTGGTGTCATCTACTTTTAAAGGTGCTGGGTATTAGAATTAAAGTTATAGCTGAGAAATTTCCTGAAAAAGGGAAAAAATATGTTTTTATGGCTAATCATCAGAGCCAGTTGGATATACCAGTGCTTGAAAGCCTTTTAAAGGATTATAATATAAGATTCCTGGCTAAAAAGAGTCTTTTTGATATCCCCTTTTTTGGCTGGGGTATAAAGGCCCTTGGATATGTGCCTGTAGAAAGGGAAGACCCTAAGGAGGGACTTAAGAGTTTGCTTGCCTGTGTGGATAGACTTAAAGAGGGAGTCTCTCTGGTTGTCTTTCCTGAGGGAACAAGAAGTAAAACCGGAGAGCTTTTACCCTTTAAAGCAGCTGGTTTTTTGATCCCTATTAAAGCTGGTGTTCCTGTTTGTCCAGTTTCTATCTGGGGCACTTTTAGGATTTTACCCAAAGGGAGTCTCTGGTTTAATTTAAAGAAAAGGGAGGTTTGGGTTTCCATTGGGCCAGTCATAGAGGTTAAGAATTTAACCCTGAAGGATAAAAATACCTTGCTATCACAGGTGAGAGAAAATATTGAAAAAAGCTTAGAAAGAATGAAAAACCTTTAA
- a CDS encoding anthranilate synthase component II, whose amino-acid sequence MKRVLIIDNYDSFTYNLVQLVGVMVEKLWGGEILVYRNDQITLQEVSALSPSHIIISPGPCTPNEAGISVELIKNYAGKIPVLGVCLGHQCMAQAFGGRIIRAKRLMHGKVSQIYHDEKGVFKGLPNPFSAMRYHSLAVDPETLPPDFEISARSEDGEIMGIRHKNFVLEGVQFHPESIGTSLETWMKLKKPPLEWDFKGDEIPEGVRLLRNFLA is encoded by the coding sequence ATGAAAAGGGTTCTTATTATAGATAATTACGATTCCTTTACTTATAATTTGGTGCAACTTGTGGGAGTTATGGTTGAAAAACTCTGGGGTGGGGAGATTCTGGTTTACCGAAATGATCAGATAACCCTCCAGGAGGTTTCTGCCTTAAGTCCGAGTCATATTATAATCTCTCCTGGCCCCTGTACTCCCAATGAGGCAGGTATCTCCGTTGAATTAATTAAGAATTATGCTGGGAAGATACCTGTTCTTGGTGTCTGTTTGGGGCACCAGTGTATGGCTCAGGCCTTTGGGGGAAGAATTATACGGGCAAAGAGGCTTATGCACGGCAAGGTCTCACAGATCTATCACGACGAAAAAGGAGTTTTCAAAGGGCTTCCCAATCCCTTTTCAGCGATGCGGTATCATTCCTTAGCTGTTGATCCCGAAACTCTGCCCCCTGATTTTGAGATTTCTGCAAGAAGTGAGGATGGAGAGATCATGGGTATAAGGCATAAAAACTTTGTGCTTGAAGGAGTTCAGTTTCACCCTGAATCTATTGGAACCTCCCTTGAGACCTGGATGAAGCTGAAAAAGCCTCCTCTGGAATGGGATTTTAAAGGGGATGAGATCCCAGAGGGGGTAAGACTTCTTAGGAACTTCTTAGCCTAA
- the trpE gene encoding anthranilate synthase component I, whose amino-acid sequence MKIYPEKREFFKLAEIYNLIPLYTEIPADLETPISLFYKLFDEREYLFLFESMEGPEKWARYSFIGFDPFLTFKSKGNTIWLSGTYEKIYEHKEPLEELKRLLSEFHTPQIKGLPRFWGGAVGYVSYEMVSFFEKRVPCGRDILNFYDLNFIFPKKLLIYDRLKHSYIVVILLSVEKGGNESLYEEAKEELKEVVADLQRKRIKLPKLKKPLKLYPEIEKQTFLDMVNRAKEFISAGDIIQAVLSQRFSLEDDLLLNPHTSFYLYRGLRKINPSPYMFYLHLQDEVLIGSSPEILVRVEEKKVETRPIAGTRKRGLTEAEDLALEEELKKDEKELAEHIMLVDLGRNDLGRVSKYGTVDVYELLIVERYSHVMHLVSGVRGILKDKEDMFSAFKACFPAGTVSGAPKIRAMEIISELEGVVRGPYAGAVGYFGFSQNMDFCITIRTFFQKKNRLYLQAGAGIVADSVPEREFEETINKAKALEKALELFGKGYFL is encoded by the coding sequence GTGAAGATTTATCCAGAGAAAAGAGAATTCTTTAAATTAGCGGAGATCTATAATCTTATTCCCCTTTATACTGAGATTCCTGCTGATCTTGAGACCCCTATTTCCCTTTTTTACAAACTTTTTGACGAAAGAGAATATCTTTTTCTTTTTGAGAGTATGGAGGGCCCGGAGAAATGGGCTCGCTATAGCTTTATAGGGTTTGATCCCTTTCTGACCTTTAAAAGTAAAGGGAATACAATCTGGTTATCCGGAACTTATGAAAAAATTTATGAACATAAGGAGCCTCTTGAAGAATTAAAGCGCCTTCTTTCTGAGTTTCATACCCCTCAGATTAAGGGTTTACCGAGATTTTGGGGGGGAGCTGTGGGATATGTGAGCTATGAAATGGTCTCCTTTTTTGAAAAGAGAGTCCCCTGCGGTAGAGATATCCTTAATTTTTATGACCTGAACTTTATCTTTCCCAAAAAGCTTCTTATCTATGACAGACTAAAACATAGTTATATTGTGGTTATTCTTTTATCTGTTGAAAAGGGAGGTAATGAAAGCCTCTATGAAGAGGCTAAAGAAGAACTCAAGGAGGTTGTAGCGGATTTACAAAGAAAAAGGATAAAACTTCCAAAACTTAAAAAGCCCTTGAAATTATATCCAGAAATTGAAAAACAGACCTTTTTGGATATGGTAAATAGGGCCAAAGAATTTATCTCCGCAGGAGACATTATTCAGGCTGTTTTATCTCAGAGATTTTCCTTAGAGGATGATCTTTTGCTTAACCCTCATACCTCATTTTATCTATATCGTGGTCTTAGAAAAATTAATCCTTCCCCCTATATGTTTTACCTTCACCTGCAAGATGAGGTCTTAATCGGGTCTTCTCCAGAAATTTTGGTAAGAGTTGAGGAGAAAAAGGTGGAGACAAGACCCATTGCCGGGACAAGGAAAAGAGGGTTAACTGAGGCCGAAGATCTTGCTTTAGAAGAGGAGCTTAAGAAAGATGAAAAAGAGCTTGCTGAGCATATTATGCTTGTTGATCTCGGGAGAAATGATCTTGGAAGAGTCTCAAAATATGGCACAGTTGATGTTTATGAGCTTCTTATTGTTGAGAGATATTCCCATGTGATGCACCTTGTCTCCGGGGTGCGTGGAATTTTAAAGGATAAAGAAGATATGTTTTCCGCTTTTAAAGCCTGTTTTCCAGCTGGCACGGTCTCTGGAGCACCAAAGATTAGAGCCATGGAAATTATTTCGGAGCTTGAAGGTGTGGTTAGAGGACCTTATGCAGGTGCAGTGGGTTATTTTGGTTTTTCCCAAAATATGGATTTCTGTATCACCATAAGAACCTTTTTCCAGAAAAAAAATCGTTTATACTTACAGGCAGGAGCAGGTATTGTGGCGGACTCTGTGCCAGAGCGCGAGTTTGAAGAAACAATTAATAAAGCCAAGGCCTTGGAAAAGGCCCTTGAGCTCTTTGGAAAGGGATATTTTCTATGA
- the hisS gene encoding histidine--tRNA ligase gives MKLQSVRGFKDWLPEEAIKYQHLIEIARRELRLANFQEIKIPVLEKTELFVRSIGEVTDIVQKETYTFEDRNKELLTLRPEATAGICRMVIEHGLYMRPKPLKFFFIGPMFRHERPQKGRLREFFQIDVEFMGNLTPFYEVELLELALKILRSPVEGKRDPFNLEINSLGCPECRPAFRDYLLGALEREKEKLCETCKERLLRNPLRILDCKKEQCKEIVGKLRPISEFLCKGCKEHFEILKSLLEERGLSYIVNPYLVRGLDYYVRTIFEIKGEGLGAQDTVCAGGRYDFLIQELGGPELPATGFAIGLERWALCALGEEGLPAILEEAIKPQAVFIPLGDLARRKGLGIVKTLRNSGFKIDAFFEERSLKALLREADKRGVKFALILGENELKEGKILVKDLHKGMQKLVEENQLLEILKES, from the coding sequence ATGAAACTTCAATCTGTAAGAGGATTTAAAGACTGGCTTCCTGAGGAAGCCATTAAGTATCAGCATCTTATAGAGATTGCCCGAAGGGAACTAAGGCTTGCTAATTTTCAGGAAATAAAAATTCCTGTGCTTGAAAAAACAGAGCTTTTTGTGCGTTCTATTGGAGAGGTTACAGATATTGTGCAGAAGGAGACCTATACCTTTGAGGACAGAAATAAGGAGCTCCTTACTCTTCGGCCAGAAGCTACAGCTGGTATTTGCAGAATGGTTATTGAGCATGGGCTTTATATGAGGCCTAAGCCCTTAAAGTTTTTTTTTATCGGGCCCATGTTTCGCCACGAAAGACCTCAGAAGGGAAGACTCAGAGAGTTCTTTCAGATAGATGTGGAATTTATGGGAAATCTGACCCCCTTTTATGAGGTTGAGCTCCTTGAACTGGCTCTTAAAATTTTGCGTAGCCCGGTAGAGGGAAAAAGGGATCCCTTTAACCTTGAGATTAATAGCCTTGGATGTCCTGAATGTAGACCTGCTTTTAGGGATTACCTTTTAGGTGCCCTGGAGAGGGAAAAAGAAAAACTTTGTGAGACCTGTAAAGAGAGGCTTTTAAGAAATCCTCTCAGGATCCTTGATTGTAAAAAAGAGCAATGTAAAGAAATAGTTGGGAAGCTTAGACCAATTTCTGAGTTTCTTTGTAAGGGTTGTAAGGAGCACTTTGAAATTTTAAAAAGTCTTTTGGAAGAGCGCGGTCTTTCCTATATTGTTAATCCCTATTTAGTTAGGGGCCTTGATTATTATGTGAGAACTATTTTTGAGATAAAGGGAGAGGGTCTTGGGGCTCAGGATACAGTATGTGCTGGAGGAAGATATGACTTTTTAATTCAAGAACTTGGAGGCCCGGAGCTTCCTGCAACTGGTTTTGCCATTGGTCTTGAAAGATGGGCTCTTTGTGCCCTGGGGGAAGAGGGCTTGCCTGCTATCCTTGAGGAAGCCATTAAACCTCAGGCTGTCTTTATTCCCCTTGGAGACTTAGCAAGGAGAAAGGGGCTGGGGATAGTTAAAACCCTGAGAAATTCAGGATTTAAGATAGATGCCTTCTTTGAGGAAAGGAGCCTTAAGGCCCTGCTTAGAGAAGCGGATAAAAGGGGAGTAAAATTTGCTTTGATTCTGGGTGAAAATGAATTAAAAGAGGGTAAAATTTTAGTGAAAGACCTGCATAAAGGTATGCAGAAGCTTGTTGAGGAAAATCAGCTTTTGGAGATACTTAAGGAGTCCTGA
- a CDS encoding FAD-dependent oxidoreductase, with protein MQVVVIGANACGAKSACRVKRLNPKAEVILIDKDDLISYGACGIPYFVSGDVPHENALRETSYHVVRDEKFFRDAKGLKVLTKTLVEEIDRKRKTIRVRYLNTGQIEEIPYDKLIIATGSIPRTLNIPGIDLQGVYTLTSLHKAIEIKEKIARGEVEKPLVIGAGLIGLEMTEAFADLWELPVTLLEYFPQVLPRNLDAFTARMVENHLREKGVKLVLNARIKEIMGKDGKVIGVQTENEFYPADLVLVAGGVIPNSELAKKAGLLVSPATGGIVVNDRLQTSDPDIYAGGDCIEVTHLITGKKVVMPMGSLANRQGRVIGTNIAGGTATFKGTVGAFIMKCFDLAVGGVGLTLTQAKIEGFSASYALNNQTERSHFFPDAKYAYYALIFDKLTTRVLGFQAIGPFTDGTLARIHALSSILPYKPLVEDLLNLELAYAPPFNSALDPIHDTAHVADNILKGLFEPIHWEEVIKRMQEGDQNTLIIDLRHPKEAEFNVKNFSNVKHILYQKIRYHIKEIPKDKDIILICNSSRRSYEVARILKSEGYERVYVPLGGISFPRKWGEPVK; from the coding sequence ATGCAAGTTGTGGTTATTGGAGCTAATGCTTGCGGGGCTAAATCTGCTTGCAGGGTTAAAAGACTTAATCCCAAGGCTGAAGTAATTCTTATTGATAAGGACGATTTAATCTCCTACGGGGCCTGTGGGATACCTTATTTTGTCTCAGGTGATGTTCCCCATGAAAATGCTTTGAGAGAGACCTCCTATCATGTGGTAAGAGATGAAAAGTTTTTTCGTGATGCCAAGGGATTAAAGGTTCTTACAAAAACTTTGGTTGAAGAAATAGACCGCAAGAGAAAAACAATCAGGGTGCGTTATCTGAATACCGGGCAAATTGAAGAAATCCCCTATGATAAGTTAATAATTGCAACTGGTTCCATTCCGAGGACTTTAAATATTCCAGGGATTGATCTCCAGGGAGTTTATACCCTTACAAGTCTTCATAAAGCCATTGAGATAAAAGAAAAGATTGCAAGAGGTGAGGTTGAAAAGCCCCTTGTTATTGGGGCAGGACTTATTGGTCTTGAAATGACTGAGGCCTTTGCAGATCTCTGGGAGCTTCCTGTAACGCTTCTTGAATATTTTCCCCAGGTCTTACCCAGAAACCTTGATGCCTTCACGGCAAGAATGGTTGAAAATCACTTGAGGGAAAAGGGGGTCAAACTTGTTCTCAATGCCAGAATTAAAGAGATAATGGGAAAGGATGGAAAAGTCATCGGTGTTCAGACAGAAAATGAATTCTATCCTGCTGATTTAGTTCTTGTTGCAGGAGGGGTCATACCTAACAGTGAGCTTGCAAAAAAGGCCGGGCTTCTTGTTTCTCCAGCTACTGGAGGAATTGTTGTTAATGATAGGCTTCAGACTTCAGATCCTGACATTTATGCTGGTGGAGACTGCATCGAGGTAACCCATCTTATTACTGGAAAAAAGGTGGTTATGCCTATGGGGTCTTTGGCTAATCGCCAGGGAAGAGTTATTGGAACAAATATTGCTGGAGGAACAGCTACCTTTAAGGGCACTGTGGGAGCCTTTATTATGAAGTGTTTTGATCTTGCAGTGGGAGGAGTTGGCCTAACTTTGACTCAGGCTAAAATTGAAGGTTTTTCTGCAAGCTATGCCCTGAATAACCAGACGGAAAGGTCTCACTTTTTCCCTGATGCCAAGTATGCATATTATGCCTTAATATTTGACAAGCTAACCACAAGGGTGCTTGGTTTTCAGGCTATAGGACCGTTTACAGATGGAACTCTGGCAAGAATTCATGCCCTATCAAGCATACTGCCTTATAAACCCCTGGTTGAAGATCTCCTCAATCTTGAGCTTGCCTATGCACCTCCCTTTAACTCTGCCCTTGATCCCATTCATGATACTGCCCATGTAGCTGATAATATTCTAAAAGGTCTTTTTGAACCCATACACTGGGAAGAGGTTATAAAGCGCATGCAAGAGGGAGATCAGAATACTCTTATAATTGATCTCAGACATCCCAAAGAAGCTGAATTCAATGTGAAAAACTTTTCCAATGTAAAACATATACTCTATCAGAAAATTAGGTATCATATAAAGGAGATACCCAAAGACAAAGACATCATTCTTATCTGTAATTCTTCTCGCAGGTCCTATGAGGTGGCAAGAATTCTTAAGTCTGAAGGGTATGAAAGAGTTTATGTCCCCCTTGGAGGGATCAGTTTTCCGAGGAAATGGGGAGAGCCGGTTAAATGA
- a CDS encoding rhodanese-like domain-containing protein: MKRVLILMGLFVFTLSEMLFAYDKELAKRFNMMFSQMTPEVIAKKPCMVNAKQLLEMIKNKEPFVILDVRSPEEMAIVGITWKDRFDIPMHEVFKEENLNKLPKDKKIVVICHTGPRSIAVTLALRALGFMNAYAFDGGVAELAKEVGRAAYMFVH, from the coding sequence ATGAAGAGGGTATTGATTTTAATGGGCTTGTTTGTGTTTACTCTCTCAGAGATGCTTTTTGCCTATGATAAAGAGCTTGCCAAAAGATTTAACATGATGTTTTCTCAGATGACCCCTGAGGTGATTGCCAAAAAGCCCTGTATGGTCAATGCTAAACAGCTTCTTGAGATGATTAAAAACAAAGAACCCTTTGTAATTCTTGATGTGAGATCACCTGAGGAAATGGCAATAGTTGGAATTACCTGGAAGGACAGATTTGATATCCCCATGCACGAGGTCTTTAAGGAGGAAAATCTGAATAAACTCCCTAAGGATAAAAAAATCGTGGTTATCTGTCATACAGGGCCAAGATCTATTGCAGTAACCTTGGCTTTAAGAGCTCTTGGATTCATGAATGCCTATGCCTTTGATGGTGGTGTAGCTGAACTTGCCAAAGAAGTTGGAAGAGCTGCTTATATGTTTGTGCATTAA